A stretch of Sinimarinibacterium sp. NLF-5-8 DNA encodes these proteins:
- the dnaG gene encoding DNA primase, translating to MSRIPESFIQDLLARIDIVEIIGARVELKHAGRELKGLSPFTSEKSPSFFVNPQKQMFFDFSSGKNGNAIGFLMEFDRLSYVEAIEELAHRAGVEVPREAGAGGSAVLEGPLDALAAAQRFFLEQLRHSPQAIDYLKKRGVNGETAKRFGIGYAPDRWDALTHFVRDSTRHALTAGLLIERDSGGTYDRFRHRVMFPIRDARARVIGFGGRALGDDPAKYLNSPETPLFHKGRHLYGLYEARQASKTGVLAYVLVVEGYMDVVMLSQHGITGVVATLGTATTREHVQLLFKSTRKVVFCFDGDRAGRSAAWRALDQVLPEVDEGRECAFMFLPEGQDPDSLVQLEGQAAFAARIAEAQPLSAFLLGQLQQQSPVTTLEGRAQFVALARPYLGKLREGALRTLMRAEVARIARMSVAELDFSARLAPARPDSLAQPPAATAGDEGAGRTVAPSAPVQRLLQLLLEQPQLASQVSHIKALEKLPLEGMDLFVNVADWFIEHPQAHAALLLQAWEGRPECRWLQPLVAAPTVAGEQQSIAQEFVESLDRLHQRVLLEESQALLDQASQRELTAQEWHKIRAIQGQLRSFRLKD from the coding sequence ATGTCCCGCATTCCCGAATCGTTTATTCAAGATCTGCTCGCGCGGATCGACATTGTTGAAATCATCGGCGCGCGCGTGGAGCTGAAGCACGCCGGGCGCGAACTCAAGGGGTTGTCGCCGTTCACCAGTGAAAAATCACCGTCGTTTTTCGTCAATCCGCAGAAGCAGATGTTTTTTGACTTCAGTTCGGGAAAAAACGGCAACGCAATCGGTTTTTTGATGGAGTTTGATCGCCTGAGTTATGTGGAGGCGATCGAGGAACTCGCCCATCGCGCCGGGGTGGAAGTGCCGCGCGAGGCCGGCGCGGGCGGCAGCGCCGTTCTCGAAGGGCCGCTGGATGCCTTGGCCGCGGCCCAGCGTTTTTTTCTTGAACAGCTTCGACATTCACCACAAGCGATTGATTATCTTAAAAAACGTGGCGTCAATGGTGAAACCGCCAAACGCTTCGGCATCGGTTATGCGCCGGATCGCTGGGATGCACTGACGCATTTTGTCAGAGACTCGACCCGACATGCGTTGACCGCAGGCTTGCTCATCGAACGCGATTCTGGCGGCACTTATGATCGCTTTCGCCATCGTGTGATGTTCCCGATCCGGGACGCGCGCGCGCGCGTCATTGGTTTTGGCGGGCGCGCGCTGGGTGATGATCCGGCCAAATACCTCAACTCTCCGGAAACGCCGTTGTTCCATAAAGGCCGGCATCTGTATGGCCTGTATGAAGCCCGGCAAGCGAGTAAAACCGGGGTGCTGGCGTATGTATTGGTGGTTGAAGGCTATATGGATGTGGTGATGCTGTCCCAGCACGGCATCACCGGCGTGGTGGCAACACTGGGCACCGCCACCACGCGCGAGCATGTGCAGCTGCTGTTCAAGTCCACGCGCAAAGTGGTGTTTTGCTTTGATGGTGACCGTGCAGGGCGTTCGGCCGCTTGGCGCGCGCTGGATCAAGTGCTGCCGGAGGTGGACGAAGGCCGCGAATGTGCGTTCATGTTTCTGCCGGAGGGACAGGATCCCGACAGCCTGGTGCAGTTGGAAGGCCAGGCGGCGTTTGCGGCGCGCATCGCCGAGGCGCAACCGCTGTCGGCGTTTTTGCTCGGGCAGTTGCAGCAGCAGAGCCCGGTGACCACATTGGAAGGGCGCGCGCAGTTCGTGGCGCTGGCGCGGCCTTATCTGGGCAAATTGCGCGAGGGTGCGTTGCGCACGCTGATGCGGGCCGAAGTGGCGCGGATCGCGCGGATGAGCGTTGCAGAGCTTGATTTTTCGGCCAGGCTGGCGCCGGCCAGACCGGATTCGCTGGCGCAGCCCCCTGCTGCAACCGCAGGCGATGAGGGTGCCGGGCGCACGGTTGCCCCCAGTGCGCCGGTGCAGCGCCTGTTGCAACTGTTGCTGGAGCAGCCGCAGCTGGCAAGCCAGGTCAGCCACATCAAGGCGCTGGAAAAGCTGCCTCTGGAGGGGATGGACTTGTTTGTGAATGTTGCCGACTGGTTCATCGAACACCCGCAGGCGCATGCTGCGTTGCTGTTGCAAGCGTGGGAAGGGCGGCCAGAGTGTCGCTGGCTACAGCCGCTGGTGGCAGCGCCAACGGTGGCCGGAGAGCAGCAGAGCATTGCCCAGGAATTTGTCGAGAGCCTGGACAGATTGCATCAGCGGGTGTTGCTGGAGGAGAGCCAGGCGCTGCTGGATCAGGCGAGTCAGCGCGAATTGACGGCGCAGGAATGGCATAAAATCCGCGCAATTCAGGGGCAATTGAGATCTTTTAGGCTAAAAGACTGA
- the rpoD gene encoding RNA polymerase sigma factor RpoD has translation MASDKADKALSEKQAQQAQKQSQIKILITLGKEKGYLTYAEVADHLPEIVDTEQIEDIIGMMQSMGIHVREDAPQDDEQLFSEPAVVASNEEEEEAAEEAAAAIAALDDQFGRTTDPVRMYMREMGSVELLDREGEIRIAKRIEEGLNEAMFAMAQYPETVAILLDAYEAHKQGNKKLTEILTGFFDPNAPDEPPPPPPAPAVSSKADDDDEEEDEDDKDKEEETPDTGPDPVLVAENFEQLQKLYDLAWDALLKQGSAHPETQARREAMAQHIVTFKLSPKIVEEISANLRERIQLIRNTERQIMKICVTDAGMTREEFLRLYRDSNGATNPEWVHKAIRAKRKYSSELNNRQDEVFALQATLTKMEGDNLLSLHEIKELNRRVNVGEAKARRAKKEMVEANLRLVISIAKKYTNRGLQFLDLIQEGNIGLMKAVDKFEHRRGFKFSTYATWWIRQAITRSIADQARTIRIPVHMIETINKLNRISRQMLQEMGREPTAEELAEKMEMPEDKIRKVMKIAKEPISMETPIGDDEDSHLGDFIPDDSAVSPLESATSQSLNEATYQILASLTPREAKVLRMRFGIDMTSDHTLEEVGKQFDVTRERIRQIEAKALRKLRHPSRANYLRSFLEE, from the coding sequence ATGGCAAGCGACAAAGCAGACAAGGCGCTCAGTGAAAAACAGGCGCAGCAAGCACAAAAACAATCCCAGATCAAAATTCTGATCACGCTCGGCAAGGAAAAAGGCTATCTGACCTATGCCGAGGTGGCCGACCATCTGCCCGAGATCGTCGATACCGAACAGATTGAAGACATCATCGGCATGATGCAGTCGATGGGCATCCATGTGCGCGAGGATGCCCCGCAGGACGATGAGCAGCTGTTTTCAGAACCTGCGGTTGTGGCGTCCAACGAAGAAGAAGAGGAGGCCGCGGAGGAGGCCGCCGCCGCAATCGCGGCACTGGACGACCAGTTTGGCCGCACCACCGATCCGGTGCGCATGTACATGCGCGAGATGGGCAGTGTGGAACTGCTTGACCGTGAAGGTGAAATCCGCATCGCCAAGCGCATCGAAGAAGGTCTCAACGAGGCCATGTTTGCGATGGCGCAATACCCCGAAACGGTGGCCATCCTTCTGGATGCCTACGAAGCACACAAGCAGGGCAACAAAAAACTGACTGAAATCCTCACCGGATTCTTCGATCCCAACGCGCCGGATGAGCCGCCGCCGCCACCGCCTGCCCCGGCGGTCAGCAGCAAGGCCGACGATGATGATGAGGAGGAGGACGAAGACGACAAGGACAAAGAAGAAGAAACACCGGATACCGGGCCGGATCCGGTTCTGGTTGCCGAAAACTTCGAGCAGCTGCAAAAGCTGTATGACCTGGCGTGGGATGCGTTGCTCAAGCAGGGCAGTGCGCATCCGGAAACGCAAGCGCGGCGTGAAGCCATGGCGCAGCACATCGTCACGTTCAAGCTGTCGCCCAAGATCGTTGAGGAAATCAGTGCGAACCTGCGTGAGCGGATTCAGCTGATTCGCAATACCGAGCGCCAGATCATGAAGATCTGTGTGACTGACGCGGGAATGACGCGCGAGGAGTTTCTACGCCTCTACCGCGACAGTAACGGCGCGACCAACCCCGAGTGGGTGCACAAGGCGATCCGCGCCAAGCGCAAGTACTCGTCGGAACTGAACAATCGCCAGGACGAAGTCTTTGCGCTGCAGGCCACACTGACCAAAATGGAAGGCGACAATCTGCTGTCGCTGCATGAGATCAAAGAGCTGAACCGCCGCGTCAACGTCGGCGAGGCCAAGGCGCGTCGCGCCAAGAAGGAAATGGTTGAGGCCAACCTGCGCCTGGTCATCTCCATTGCCAAAAAATACACCAACCGTGGTCTGCAATTCCTTGATTTGATTCAGGAAGGCAACATTGGCTTGATGAAGGCGGTGGATAAGTTCGAGCACCGTCGTGGCTTCAAGTTTTCAACCTATGCCACCTGGTGGATTCGTCAGGCTATCACCCGCTCGATTGCCGACCAGGCACGCACCATCCGTATTCCGGTGCACATGATCGAAACCATCAACAAACTCAACCGCATTTCACGACAGATGCTCCAGGAAATGGGGCGCGAGCCGACGGCTGAAGAACTCGCCGAAAAGATGGAGATGCCGGAAGACAAGATCCGCAAGGTGATGAAAATCGCCAAAGAGCCGATTTCGATGGAAACCCCGATCGGTGACGACGAGGATTCGCATCTGGGTGATTTCATTCCTGACGATTCGGCGGTGTCACCGCTGGAATCGGCAACCTCGCAGTCGCTGAACGAGGCCACCTATCAGATCCTCGCCAGCCTGACCCCGCGCGAGGCCAAGGTGCTGCGGATGCGCTTTGGGATTGATATGACCTCTGACCACACGCTTGAAGAAGTCGGCAAGCAATTTGATGTGACGCGCGAGCGGATCCGGCAAATCGAGGCCAAGGCGCTGCGCAAGCTGCGCCACCCCAGTCGCGCCAACTATCTGCGCAGCTTTCTCGAAGAGTAA
- a CDS encoding outer membrane beta-barrel protein, with the protein MKRVGSLICGLLLGAPLVAAHAQGPVQQAQMRYLDAYYIADTKFEVGTTVDTDDGDGFGARLAMPLGDGGFFFGAEFQSADYRQGNNGNGQSRQTRVGLGYQTPWFFYGLAEWARHETKINIGGTNLVDSDEDGFGVHLGTRIDLFKYVTFDARVGYVDVDDTDGLEYVVGLGFNLDPHFGLFADYRVNDFDNDANGNKVDVKQKDVRAGLRFRF; encoded by the coding sequence ATGAAACGGGTTGGGAGCTTGATTTGCGGTTTGCTGTTGGGAGCACCGCTGGTTGCGGCACACGCACAAGGGCCGGTGCAACAGGCGCAAATGCGCTATCTGGATGCGTATTACATCGCCGATACAAAATTTGAAGTCGGCACCACCGTCGATACCGATGATGGCGATGGCTTTGGCGCCAGGCTGGCCATGCCACTGGGTGATGGCGGCTTTTTCTTTGGCGCCGAGTTCCAATCGGCCGACTATCGCCAGGGCAACAACGGCAACGGGCAATCACGCCAGACTCGCGTGGGACTGGGCTACCAGACGCCCTGGTTCTTCTACGGCCTGGCAGAGTGGGCACGCCATGAAACCAAGATCAACATCGGCGGCACCAATCTGGTGGACTCCGATGAAGACGGCTTTGGTGTCCACCTCGGCACCCGCATCGATTTATTCAAATATGTGACTTTTGACGCGCGCGTTGGCTACGTCGATGTTGACGATACCGACGGCCTCGAATACGTCGTTGGCCTCGGCTTCAACCTCGACCCGCACTTTGGCCTGTTTGCCGACTATCGTGTCAATGACTTCGATAATGACGCCAACGGCAACAAGGTCGATGTCAAACAAAAAGATGTGCGCGCCGGCTTGCGCTTCCGCTTCTGA
- the metH gene encoding methionine synthase, translating to MNRHPAYAQLETLLTQRILVIDGAMGTMIQRHKLEEADFRGARFADWPKDLKGNNDLLVLSQPQIIGEIHRQYLAAGADLIETNTFNAQKISLHDYGMEALAYEINLAAATLARAAADEFTAQTPQQPRFVAGALGPTSRTCSISPDVNDPGARNITYDALVEVYLEQIQGLVDGGVDLLLIETIFDTLNAKAAIFACETFFENTGTRLPVIISGTITDASGRTLSGQMTEAFWNSIAHARPLAVGLNCALGGKDIRPYIAELARVADCFISCYPNAGLPNAFGEYDERADETAAILGEFAQSGLVNIVGGCCGTTPDHIQAIAQAVQGVAPRAKTTPPPACRLSGLEPFNIDDSTLFVNVGERTNVTGSAKFKNLIKAGDFTTAVAVARQQVEAGAQVIDVNMDEGMLDGKAAMVRFLNLIASEPDIARVPIMIDSSKWEIIEAGLKCVQGKPIVNSISLKEGEEAFIKQARLCRKYGAAAVVMAFDEDGQADNLERRKAICARAYKILTEVVDFPPQDIIFDPNIFAVATGIAEHNLYGQDFIEAVRWIKQNLPHVKLSGGVSNVSFSFRGNNHVRESIHSVFLYHAIRAGLSMGIVNAGALMVYDQLDPELRERIEDVILFRREDATERLIEIAERFRGEKQEAKAEDLSWRELPAEERIKHALVKGIDAFVEADTEELRAQIAARQGRTIEVIEGPLMAGMNVVGDLFGAGKMFLPQVVKSARVMKKAVAYLIPFIEAEKKPGDAALSNGKIVMATVKGDVHDIGKNIVGVVLQCNNYEVIDLGVMVPAQKILDTAKAENADFIGLSGLITPSLDEMINVAREMKRQGFEIPLLIGGATTSRAHTAVKIDPQYPHGVIWVKDASRSVPTAAALLSPEQKPQLLATLKEEYDGVRERHANKDRNEKFVPLEQARANKTPVDWANYQPFNPRMLLQQTKDVCQGPACDHAHHGKALQYIRVFNDYPLAELREFIDWQPFFIAWELKGRYPDILNNPASGEAARKLFEDAQHMLDQMIEEKWVRAAGVFGLFPAAQVGDDDVELYTDESRSQVLETLHCLRQQSEHRPGVPHRCLADFVAPKDTGLADHVGAFAVTAGLGAIDKVMAFKKDNDDYSAILLESLCDRLAEAFAERLHQRVRKEFWGYAHEETLDNDALIGEQYTGIRPAPGYAACPEHTEKQTLWRLLDVKNNAGIELTESMAMWPGAAVSGWYYAHPQSQYFVVGRIDKDQVQSYAKRKGWDLATAEKWMAPNLGYAPEG from the coding sequence ATGAATCGCCACCCTGCCTACGCCCAGCTTGAAACCCTGTTGACCCAGCGGATTTTGGTCATCGACGGCGCAATGGGCACGATGATTCAGCGGCACAAACTGGAAGAGGCCGATTTTCGCGGCGCGCGCTTTGCTGACTGGCCCAAGGACTTAAAAGGCAATAACGATTTGCTGGTGCTCAGTCAGCCGCAGATCATTGGCGAGATTCACCGGCAGTATTTGGCCGCCGGTGCCGATTTGATTGAAACCAACACCTTCAACGCACAAAAAATCTCCCTGCACGATTACGGCATGGAAGCGCTGGCGTATGAGATCAACCTTGCCGCTGCCACCCTCGCGCGCGCGGCTGCTGATGAGTTCACCGCGCAAACGCCGCAGCAGCCGCGCTTTGTGGCCGGTGCACTCGGCCCCACCAGCCGCACTTGCAGCATCAGCCCCGACGTTAATGACCCCGGCGCGCGCAACATTACTTATGACGCGCTGGTGGAGGTGTATTTAGAGCAGATTCAAGGGTTGGTGGACGGCGGCGTTGATCTGCTGCTGATTGAAACCATTTTTGACACGCTCAACGCCAAAGCGGCGATTTTTGCCTGCGAAACTTTTTTTGAAAACACCGGCACACGCCTGCCGGTGATCATCTCCGGCACCATTACCGACGCCTCCGGGCGCACGCTGTCGGGGCAGATGACCGAGGCGTTTTGGAACTCGATTGCCCACGCTCGCCCGCTGGCGGTGGGGCTCAACTGCGCGCTCGGCGGCAAGGATATTCGTCCCTACATTGCCGAACTGGCGCGCGTGGCCGACTGCTTTATCTCCTGCTATCCCAACGCCGGGCTGCCCAACGCTTTTGGCGAATACGACGAGCGCGCGGACGAAACCGCTGCGATTTTGGGCGAGTTTGCGCAAAGCGGGCTGGTCAATATCGTCGGCGGCTGCTGCGGCACCACGCCCGATCACATCCAGGCGATTGCCCAGGCGGTGCAGGGCGTTGCCCCGCGCGCCAAGACCACGCCGCCGCCGGCCTGCCGCTTGTCGGGTCTGGAGCCGTTCAACATCGACGACAGCACCTTGTTTGTGAACGTCGGTGAGCGCACCAACGTCACCGGCTCGGCCAAGTTCAAAAACCTGATCAAGGCTGGGGACTTCACCACGGCGGTGGCGGTGGCACGGCAGCAGGTGGAAGCGGGCGCGCAGGTGATCGACGTCAACATGGACGAGGGGATGCTCGACGGCAAAGCCGCGATGGTGCGGTTTTTGAACCTCATCGCCTCCGAGCCGGACATCGCGCGCGTGCCGATCATGATCGACTCCTCCAAGTGGGAGATCATCGAAGCCGGGCTCAAATGCGTGCAGGGCAAGCCCATCGTCAACTCCATTTCGCTCAAAGAAGGCGAAGAAGCCTTTATCAAACAAGCGCGCTTGTGCCGCAAATACGGCGCCGCTGCGGTGGTGATGGCGTTTGATGAAGACGGCCAGGCCGACAATCTGGAACGGCGCAAGGCGATTTGCGCGCGCGCCTACAAAATCCTCACCGAGGTGGTCGATTTTCCGCCGCAGGACATTATTTTTGACCCCAACATCTTTGCCGTGGCCACCGGCATTGCCGAGCACAATCTGTACGGGCAGGACTTCATCGAGGCGGTGCGCTGGATCAAGCAAAACCTGCCGCACGTCAAACTCAGCGGCGGCGTGTCCAACGTGTCGTTCTCGTTTCGCGGCAACAACCATGTGCGCGAGTCGATTCACTCGGTATTTTTGTACCACGCGATTCGCGCCGGCCTGAGCATGGGCATCGTCAATGCTGGCGCGTTGATGGTGTACGACCAGCTCGACCCGGAACTGCGCGAACGCATTGAAGACGTGATTCTGTTCCGTCGTGAAGATGCCACCGAGCGTTTGATTGAAATTGCCGAACGCTTCAGAGGCGAAAAACAAGAAGCCAAGGCCGAGGATTTGAGCTGGCGTGAGCTGCCCGCCGAGGAGCGCATCAAACACGCGCTGGTCAAGGGCATTGATGCCTTTGTTGAGGCCGATACCGAAGAACTGCGCGCGCAAATTGCCGCGCGCCAAGGCCGCACCATCGAGGTGATCGAAGGCCCGCTGATGGCCGGCATGAACGTCGTTGGCGATCTGTTTGGCGCGGGCAAGATGTTTTTGCCGCAGGTGGTCAAATCCGCGCGCGTGATGAAAAAAGCCGTGGCTTATTTGATTCCGTTTATCGAAGCCGAGAAAAAACCCGGCGATGCCGCGCTCTCCAACGGCAAAATCGTCATGGCCACGGTCAAGGGCGACGTGCACGACATCGGCAAAAACATCGTCGGTGTGGTGCTGCAATGCAATAACTACGAAGTCATCGACCTCGGCGTGATGGTGCCTGCACAAAAGATTCTGGACACTGCCAAAGCCGAAAATGCCGACTTTATTGGCTTATCCGGCCTGATCACGCCGTCTTTGGACGAGATGATCAACGTCGCCCGCGAAATGAAGCGCCAGGGCTTTGAGATTCCGCTGTTGATCGGCGGCGCCACCACCTCGCGCGCGCACACCGCGGTCAAGATCGACCCGCAATATCCGCATGGGGTGATCTGGGTCAAAGACGCCTCGCGCAGCGTGCCCACCGCCGCCGCGCTACTGTCGCCCGAGCAAAAGCCGCAATTGCTGGCCACGCTCAAAGAAGAATATGACGGCGTGCGCGAGCGCCACGCCAACAAGGATCGCAACGAAAAGTTCGTCCCTCTTGAACAAGCGCGCGCCAACAAAACGCCGGTGGATTGGGCCAATTACCAGCCGTTTAACCCGCGCATGTTGCTGCAACAAACCAAGGACGTGTGCCAAGGCCCGGCCTGCGATCACGCCCACCACGGCAAGGCGCTGCAATACATCCGCGTGTTCAACGACTACCCGCTGGCGGAGCTGCGCGAGTTCATCGACTGGCAACCCTTCTTCATTGCCTGGGAACTCAAAGGCCGCTACCCCGACATTCTCAACAACCCCGCCAGCGGCGAGGCCGCGCGCAAGCTGTTTGAGGACGCCCAGCACATGCTCGATCAGATGATTGAAGAAAAATGGGTGCGCGCGGCGGGTGTGTTTGGCCTGTTTCCCGCCGCCCAGGTGGGTGATGACGACGTGGAGCTGTACACCGACGAAAGCCGCAGCCAGGTGCTTGAAACCTTGCATTGCCTGCGTCAGCAATCCGAACATCGCCCCGGCGTACCGCACCGCTGCCTAGCTGATTTTGTGGCGCCCAAAGACACCGGCCTGGCCGATCATGTGGGCGCGTTTGCCGTCACCGCCGGACTGGGGGCGATTGATAAAGTCATGGCCTTCAAAAAAGACAATGACGACTACAGCGCGATCCTGCTCGAATCGCTGTGCGACCGCCTGGCCGAAGCCTTTGCCGAACGCCTGCACCAGCGCGTGCGCAAAGAGTTCTGGGGCTATGCCCACGAAGAAACGCTGGATAACGATGCCCTCATCGGTGAGCAATACACCGGCATCCGCCCCGCACCGGGCTACGCCGCCTGCCCCGAGCACACCGAAAAGCAAACCCTGTGGCGCCTGCTGGATGTGAAAAACAACGCCGGTATTGAGCTGACCGAAAGCATGGCGATGTGGCCGGGCGCGGCAGTCTCCGGCTGGTATTACGCCCATCCGCAGTCGCAATACTTTGTGGTGGGGCGCATCGACAAAGATCAGGTGCAAAGCTACGCCAAGCGCAAAGGCTGGGATTTGGCCACCGCCGAAAAATGGATGGCACCGAACCTGGGCTACGCGCCAGAGGGGTAA
- a CDS encoding peptidylprolyl isomerase, which produces MQISQNSVVCIHYTLTDDAGEVIDSSSGGEPLAYLHGAGNIIPGLENALAGKQVGDKLKVHIDPAQGYGERNPELIQDVPRRAFQGVDNIAVGMTFHAQSSQGPMQVTVTRVAGDMVTVDGNHALAGVALNFDVEVTDVRAASEEELSHGHVHGPGGHHH; this is translated from the coding sequence ATGCAAATCTCACAAAACAGCGTCGTCTGCATCCACTACACCTTGACCGACGACGCAGGCGAAGTCATCGACAGCTCCAGCGGCGGCGAACCTTTGGCCTATCTGCACGGCGCGGGCAACATCATTCCCGGCCTCGAAAACGCCCTCGCCGGCAAACAAGTCGGTGACAAACTCAAAGTGCACATCGACCCCGCGCAAGGCTACGGCGAACGCAACCCTGAGCTGATCCAGGACGTGCCGCGCCGCGCGTTTCAGGGCGTGGACAACATCGCCGTGGGCATGACTTTTCACGCGCAATCCAGCCAAGGGCCGATGCAGGTCACCGTCACCCGCGTTGCCGGCGACATGGTCACGGTCGATGGCAACCACGCGCTGGCCGGCGTTGCACTCAACTTTGACGTTGAAGTCACCGACGTCCGTGCCGCCAGCGAAGAAGAACTCAGCCACGGCCATGTGCATGGTCCCGGCGGCCATCACCACTAA
- the ccoN gene encoding cytochrome-c oxidase, cbb3-type subunit I — translation MLSRETYNDSVVRLFLLGAAIWGVIAMTIGVWVAAQLVWPALNFNVPWLAFSRLRPDHTFGIIFGFGGNALIGTCYYVVQRTGHVRLALGKLATFTFWGWQLACALAMITMPLGLTQSKEYAEPEWFIDILVAIVWVSVGVVFFATLARRRIKHIYVANWYYGAFIVAVGLLHIVNNLVIPVSWTKSYPIYSGAVDAMVQWWYGHNAVAFFLTAGFLGMMYYFVPRQAQQPLWSYRFSIINFWALISIYMWAGSHHLMFTALPDWVQSVGMVFSLVLLMPSQGSAINGLLTFNGSWHRLKEDPAARFMVVALFFYAASTLEGSLMAIKSVNSLSHYTNWTVAHVHSGSIGWVAMITFGSLYAMAPRALGRPMHSHMAMTVHFRLHVIGLLIYIVSMWAAGVTEGVMWRATNPDGSLMHSFIATLVAIKPAYFARVVGGLFVLAGMVVMVWNLWHTARDARARLINPIPVPIPEPEPQYPPALPANA, via the coding sequence ATCTTGAGCCGCGAAACGTATAACGACTCCGTCGTCCGACTGTTTTTACTGGGGGCGGCGATCTGGGGTGTGATCGCCATGACCATCGGGGTATGGGTTGCGGCACAGCTGGTCTGGCCGGCGCTCAACTTCAACGTGCCGTGGCTGGCGTTCAGCCGCCTGCGTCCCGATCATACGTTCGGGATCATTTTTGGCTTTGGTGGCAACGCGCTGATCGGCACCTGTTATTACGTCGTGCAACGCACCGGGCATGTGCGGCTGGCGCTGGGCAAGCTGGCGACCTTTACCTTCTGGGGCTGGCAGCTGGCCTGTGCGCTGGCGATGATCACCATGCCGCTGGGACTGACCCAGAGCAAGGAATATGCCGAGCCGGAGTGGTTCATTGATATTCTGGTGGCCATCGTCTGGGTCAGCGTCGGTGTGGTGTTCTTTGCCACGCTGGCGCGGCGGCGGATCAAACATATTTATGTGGCCAACTGGTATTACGGCGCGTTCATTGTTGCGGTGGGTTTGTTGCACATCGTCAACAATCTGGTGATTCCGGTGTCGTGGACCAAGTCGTATCCGATCTACTCGGGCGCGGTCGATGCCATGGTGCAGTGGTGGTACGGCCACAACGCGGTGGCGTTTTTCCTCACGGCGGGCTTTTTGGGGATGATGTATTACTTCGTTCCGCGCCAGGCGCAGCAGCCGCTGTGGAGCTATCGCTTCTCCATCATCAACTTCTGGGCGCTGATCTCCATTTATATGTGGGCCGGCTCGCATCACCTGATGTTTACCGCGCTGCCTGATTGGGTGCAGTCGGTGGGCATGGTGTTCTCGCTGGTGCTGCTGATGCCCAGCCAGGGTTCGGCGATCAACGGCCTGCTCACGTTCAACGGCTCGTGGCATCGGCTCAAGGAAGACCCTGCCGCGCGCTTCATGGTGGTGGCGCTGTTCTTCTACGCCGCCTCGACGCTGGAAGGTTCGCTGATGGCGATCAAATCGGTGAACTCGCTGAGCCACTACACCAACTGGACGGTGGCGCATGTGCACTCCGGCTCGATCGGCTGGGTGGCGATGATCACCTTTGGCTCGTTGTATGCCATGGCACCGCGCGCGCTGGGGCGGCCGATGCACTCGCACATGGCGATGACGGTGCATTTTCGTCTGCACGTCATTGGCCTGTTGATCTACATCGTGTCGATGTGGGCGGCGGGTGTGACCGAAGGCGTGATGTGGCGCGCAACCAATCCTGACGGTTCGCTGATGCACTCGTTCATTGCCACGCTGGTGGCGATCAAGCCGGCCTACTTCGCGCGCGTGGTCGGTGGCCTGTTTGTGCTGGCCGGCATGGTGGTGATGGTCTGGAACCTGTGGCACACCGCGCGCGATGCGCGCGCGCGGCTGATCAACCCGATTCCAGTGCCGATTCCTGAGCCAGAGCCGCAATACCCGCCGGCTCTCCCGGCCAACGCTTGA
- the ccoO gene encoding cytochrome-c oxidase, cbb3-type subunit II: protein MAGGYKYFEAIEKHAGALGLFTAIMVSLGGLAEITPLYFQAQTVNADGGVEPYDPLRLAGKDIYVREGCYACHSQMIRAQRYETQRYGHHSVASESMYDRPFQWGSKRTGPDLARVGGKYSDAWQVQHLLDPRALVPESNMPAYPWLAKNTIDGTDIQTRMRVLRVLGDPYTDEQIAEAPKAVEGKTEMDALVAYLQGLGTRYPARAPEASEATP, encoded by the coding sequence ATGGCAGGTGGATACAAATACTTCGAAGCCATCGAAAAACACGCCGGTGCGCTGGGGCTGTTCACGGCGATCATGGTGTCGCTGGGCGGCCTGGCGGAAATCACCCCGCTGTATTTTCAGGCACAGACGGTCAATGCCGATGGGGGCGTCGAGCCTTACGATCCGCTGCGGCTGGCGGGCAAGGATATCTATGTGCGCGAGGGCTGCTATGCCTGTCACTCGCAGATGATCCGCGCACAGCGTTATGAAACCCAGCGTTACGGCCATCATTCGGTGGCCAGCGAGTCGATGTACGACCGCCCGTTCCAATGGGGTTCCAAGCGCACCGGGCCGGATCTGGCGCGCGTGGGCGGCAAGTATTCCGACGCCTGGCAGGTGCAGCATTTGCTCGACCCGCGCGCGCTGGTGCCGGAATCCAATATGCCGGCCTATCCGTGGCTGGCAAAAAACACGATCGATGGAACGGACATTCAGACCCGCATGCGCGTGCTCAGGGTGCTTGGCGATCCGTATACCGATGAGCAGATCGCAGAGGCGCCCAAGGCGGTAGAAGGCAAAACCGAGATGGATGCTCTGGTGGCTTATCTGCAGGGACTGGGAACGCGGTATCCGGCGCGCGCGCCGGAAGCGTCGGAGGCCACGCCATGA
- a CDS encoding cbb3-type cytochrome c oxidase subunit 3, with product MNPAAVQISPFWGNAIGVMIVLMLLVFIGIWVWAWGARHKPTFDRLSRLPMEDDELVPPHSQELRS from the coding sequence ATGAATCCGGCTGCGGTGCAGATCAGCCCGTTCTGGGGCAATGCCATCGGCGTGATGATCGTGCTGATGTTGCTGGTGTTCATCGGGATTTGGGTGTGGGCGTGGGGTGCACGTCACAAGCCCACGTTTGATCGCTTGTCACGCTTGCCGATGGAAGACGACGAGCTTGTTCCGCCACATTCACAGGAGCTGCGCTCATGA